A window of Trichocoleus sp. FACHB-46 genomic DNA:
GGCTCTGGGTTGTGCCAATTTTGAATGTCATTCTCGTCATGACAAACAGTTGGCATCATTGGGTTTGGACTGGATTTTTGTGGAGCTCTGCCAGAAGCAACCTGCTCATTTACCAGCATGGCCCCGGATTCTTCTGGATCATGGCTTGTGTTTATGCTTATACCTTGGCTGGGGCCTTTCTCTTACTACAAGCAGCCCTCCGCCCCTCTCTCCTGTATCGGCGGCAAGCCATCATGGCCTTAGCTTCAGCCATGATCCCCTTAATCGGGGGTAGTGCCTATATGCTCAAGCTCACGCCTCCGGGCTTGAACATTACACCGATGAGTTTTATGCTCAGCGGATTAATTTATTCTGCCAATCTCTTTCGCTTTCAATTGTTTGATCTAGTGCCAGTGGCTCGCGATACGTTGGTTGAGAGCATGAGTGATGGAGTCCTGGTTTTAGATCAGCAAAATCGCATTGTGGATATTAACCCAGCGGCACGAGAGCTGCTAGGCACAACCGTTGCCTGTGTTGGACAGCCCGCAGCAAAAAGCTTATTGCAATGGCAAGATATAGCTCGGCGTTGCTACGATAGCGGCGATCATAGGCTGGCAATTGCTAGAGAGGGCAAGCCACTGCGCTACATAGAGCTACGCACAACGCCCCTGCGCGATCGCGCCCAGCACATTACCGGGCGCTTGATTATCTTACGAGATGTGACCGAACGCCACCAAGCAGAGCTAGATCTGCAACAGGCGAATCACCGTTTACAAAACCAGTTACTAGAAATTGAGGTGTTGCAAACTCAGTTGCGAGAGCAAGCGATACGGGATGTACTCACGGGTTTGTTCAATCGCCGTTATCTGGAAGAAACGTTTCCTAGAGAGTTGGCACGGGCCACCCGCAAAAGTTATCCCATTACAGTTGCTCTCCTGGATATTGATCACTTTAAGCAGATTAACGATACGTTTGGGCACCTAGGAGGCGATCGCGTGTTGCAAGCCTTTGGAGAACTGCTGCGTTGTCACAGCCGTTCTAGCGATATTGCTTGTCGCTATGGGGGTGAGGAGTTTGTGCTATTTATGCCGCGGATGCCGCTAGATCTTGCCTACCGACGGATTGAGAAAATTCGTTTGGCTTGGGAAGCTACCCTTGTGGAGTTTGGTGGGCAGCAAATCCAGTCCACCGTCTCTGGTGGCGTTAGTACCTTTCCCCCGGAGGGAAGAACGATTGATTGTCTGTTGCACTTAGCCGATCAGGCGTTGTATGCAGCCAAAGCGGCAGGAAGAAACTGCATCAAGCATGGGTTTTACCAGCCCCTAGATCAATTCTCAGTTCGTTGCGGCAACCATCAGCTATAGGAACACTGGCTCGCGCAGAGGCCAATCGCGAAGCTCTTGAGCCAGAAGGAGCCCGATCACTGTAGCTAGTAAGCAACCCCTACCATTGATAGATGTGTACGTCCATCTTTAGCAACCCGCAAGCGATCGCGAGTTATGACTTCTGTTAGAGGAAGAATTTTGTTTTACTAGTTAGTCTTAATTTTGTCGAGAGAATTATTGGCTCGCATCCTTCGGGGCGAGTTCGATAGTTTCTCGAAATATGAAAAGCATTGAAAATGAATTAGTGGAGTACTTTGATGAAAAACTTGATTTCTGGAGCGATTGCTCAAGTTAGTTCTTTGTTTAATCAACTACAAGTCAAGCGTTTTTTGGCCGTCGCTCTTGTTGGTTTTATCTTGCTGACCACCAACGCTCAGCCCAACAGCGCTAGCACCAAAGCGATTAGTGACCGAATCAACACCGTCGCTCACCAGAATGATTCCGACCGCCCCAAAACCACAGGCGAATGGAACAAAGAAGCACGTGAAATCAACTCTGCTGATGGCGAAGGTCGGCTCCAAAGAATTGCCAAAGAGTCTACAGAAGCTGTGAAAGACTTTGGTGGCCTCTATCCCGACACCGCTGACAGAAGCGCTAGCGACCTAGACAAGAATGAACTGCGCCGTCAAGGTTACTCTGACAAAGTGCAACGCTAAGGAATAAATCCTAGGCTCCCCTTCCCTACGAGGGAAGGGGTTGGGGGTTAGGTTTTTTAAGACGCGATAGCAGAATGACGATTGAGAGATTCTTGTTGCATCGCTAGTTTGCGGCTCTCGAAGAGTTGAATTACCCCTTTCGTCACCGTCTCTACAACGGCTGGATCGCAGTAAGAAAGAAACTCTTCAGCAGAAATTTCATCTTGAAAGAATGCTTTCGCATGTTTCAACAACTGGCGTAAAGCTGCGAAACCGATTGACTTCACGACAAAAGTTGCAGTCGGAGAGTTTTTCACATCGTAGAAAGAATCAATACTGCGGCCTTTTTCGAGTAGTTCTAGCGCATCATGTTCGATTGGAGTTTCTGGCAACCTATAGCTAGAGATTTTGGGTAAGAAATGCTCTAATTGCACCGTCGAAAAGCCCGAAGATGGCAATTCCCCCATCATGGTAGAGATCGGGACATCACGGCCAATCCGAAACGCCAACGCTTCAATAATGGCGATCGAAACGAGTTTTGCCCCCAGATATAGCCGAGCCACTTCTAAGTTTTTTGCGGTGTTGTTGATTAGCCGTTGATAGGTTTCGTCGTTAGGTTCACCGTGGAACTGCCGAAACACCACTTCTGGCTTGAGGAAGTTCATGAAACCTTCCATCTTCTGAATCGACAGGCGATAGCCTTGCACTTTGTAGGCGTTGGTGTTTTTCAGGTCGTGGTTGGTTTCGGGGATGAGATTCCAGGTATTGTCGAGGAAATGGGCGGAGCTAGGAAACGCAAAATTCTCTACGTCTCGGTTGGCAAGGCGTACGGATCGTTTCGTGATTTCGAGGGTTTCTGCTTCTGTCCAACCTAAGTCGAACTCCTGACTGATGCTTAAGAGTCTTCGGTATAGGGCCTCGTCGCTAGTGATGCCTTCGGCAGATTTGGGTCGGAAGGGAACGGTAGCTTCGATACAAGCAGCAATTTGGGCTAGATGACTGTAGGAAAGTAGGGATTCTAGGCTTTTGGCAGCAATCACGGCACTGAGAAACTCGTTTTGGCCCGCCATTGGGGACAGTCGCTGACTGGGGGCAAAACCAAATACTGTGAGGACTAAGCTGAAGCTGCGATCGCTCGGCAAGTCTTCGGCATCCAGAATGGCAAGATGGCCTGGGGTTTCTTTAATGAAGGGGGCGATGAAGCGGCTAATGTTGACGCTGATGCCTTGATCTACTTGCACGTAAACGAGATCGTGGAAGAGTGCGGCTAAAACTTCGATCGCGTCGCCAGAATCGCCCACTTCAAAAATATGCTCTGGGGTGTGGAAGTAGCGCCAGGGGCCTGTCATGGCTTGGATGATCAGTTCTGCGATCTTGTCGAGTTTGGC
This region includes:
- a CDS encoding histidine kinase N-terminal 7TM domain-containing protein encodes the protein MGFPTLHHNVGIPHLNPYCYLLGLTALISLVSAYAAWQRRTTAPASRPFLLMMLAIAGYATVAALEAAATTLSSKILWSKLEYVGSGSVITLFLIFATHFTHRKNWLTPKALAWLWVVPILNVILVMTNSWHHWVWTGFLWSSARSNLLIYQHGPGFFWIMACVYAYTLAGAFLLLQAALRPSLLYRRQAIMALASAMIPLIGGSAYMLKLTPPGLNITPMSFMLSGLIYSANLFRFQLFDLVPVARDTLVESMSDGVLVLDQQNRIVDINPAARELLGTTVACVGQPAAKSLLQWQDIARRCYDSGDHRLAIAREGKPLRYIELRTTPLRDRAQHITGRLIILRDVTERHQAELDLQQANHRLQNQLLEIEVLQTQLREQAIRDVLTGLFNRRYLEETFPRELARATRKSYPITVALLDIDHFKQINDTFGHLGGDRVLQAFGELLRCHSRSSDIACRYGGEEFVLFMPRMPLDLAYRRIEKIRLAWEATLVEFGGQQIQSTVSGGVSTFPPEGRTIDCLLHLADQALYAAKAAGRNCIKHGFYQPLDQFSVRCGNHQL